CTGCGAAATGTACATTAATTCTGTTGAACGCATTCTTTCTAGTTGTTTCGTTGGTGCTTATTGCTGTTGGATCTGTCATGCAAGTATCCTTTCATGCGTATGCACAAGTTTTCCGTGATAGCGTAAGTGTACCAGCAGTACTAATAATTTCCCTCGGCCTCTTAATATGTATGACTTCGATTTTTGGCCTAGTGATCGTTGTAAGAGAAAGATACATTTTATTATCAGTATATTCTTGCGTACTTGTCATTCTTGTTATTGCTGAAACTTTTATTGGACTCGTTGGCCTTACCTTAAAGTCTTATGTGCGCCAAATTGTGGTGCATACAATGCAAGTGGCTGAGAGGAAATATAACGAGAGCATTTCTGCGGCTTACACTTGGAATACTATACAGAACAACTTGCACTGCTGCGGTATTTTGAACTACACTGAGTGGTCGACTTATTTGAACAATTCTGTACCAGATTCTTGTTGCATCTCTTATAAATATAACTGTGGTATTAATGCTGTTGAGGCCAACAACGTTCACGCGACAGGCTGTGCTAAAGCTTTGTTTCACTGGCTCTATGAACACCAAATTGTCATCGGCGTACTTTGTGCTGCTTTTGTCTTGCTAAAGATTTTGACGCTTATGTTAGCGCGTTGTTACGGCAGATATCTCGTGGAATTTACAGATCAACCCAGTCTGAATCCTTTCAAAACTTCTATATGGCGGTAGCAACAAACCGTAGCTACTAAAAATGTCTCTGAAGAAActaaattttcaacaaaattgtGACTATAAGTTATTGGACTGTTAGTTTTGGCTTATTTGcttagaataaaattttaaaaaaaaaaaaaaaccagttgtAAGCAACGTATTCAAATCTGGTTGTACCGTGGAAATTTTGTTCGAGTCTATTATAGCGTTctcaaaatcattttttttttttttccaatgcttTCAGAAAAAACTTCTCTTCGCTATAGACTCTATTTGTGGTTCCTAATTTTATGCCATAGAAGTAATACAGAATCAATGAAACTTTAATTGCCTAAATTTTTGATACTTTTTTCCAAAAGTGGAACGAATCGATGCTTCTTAAAAGCAAATTTCAATCTTCAATGACTTGTGAAAGGAACTTTTATATTATCTGAAGTGCACACGACCTCCCCGGAGTTGCTTTACACTGAGTTTTCTTCGCGTTCTAACAATCTCATTTCAGGCGAACAAAagctttatttacataaataaatggttATTTCTGGAATGCCTCTAACTTCATATCACTTGTAATTTGTCTTATCTTAACAAGATTATTTCCAGTGTAATTCTGAATTATTGCATGTTATCCTACACCAACTTCTAAATTTTGACTTGATTAGATAGTTCTATTCTGACAT
The genomic region above belongs to Octopus bimaculoides isolate UCB-OBI-ISO-001 chromosome 2, ASM119413v2, whole genome shotgun sequence and contains:
- the LOC106871217 gene encoding CD63 antigen; the encoded protein is MSMGSCSAKCTLILLNAFFLVVSLVLIAVGSVMQVSFHAYAQVFRDSVSVPAVLIISLGLLICMTSIFGLVIVVRERYILLSVYSCVLVILVIAETFIGLVGLTLKSYVRQIVVHTMQVAERKYNESISAAYTWNTIQNNLHCCGILNYTEWSTYLNNSVPDSCCISYKYNCGINAVEANNVHATGCAKALFHWLYEHQIVIGVLCAAFVLLKILTLMLARCYGRYLVEFTDQPSLNPFKTSIWR